From a region of the Leucoraja erinacea ecotype New England chromosome 6, Leri_hhj_1, whole genome shotgun sequence genome:
- the lipt1 gene encoding lipoyltransferase 1, mitochondrial: protein MPYLHAGLRAVWRGLSPARHTTLAALRDLRGSALVLKSLSTDIYENLGLEDWLHEYVEPRDRQVLLLWRNCPAVVIGRHQNPWQECNLKLMRDKGVQLSRRKSGGGTVYHDLGNINVTFFTSKKSYDRRGNLELIISALNSIRPQLDIMATDRLDLLLNRTFKISGSASKIGRTTAYHHCTLLCNSDSSLLSSVLCTPYQGLKSNATPSTPASVKNLWEEDPTLTCDILMDAIAAEYSRRHDLQGQILLVDPKDVSVLPGVDRFTQELKSWDWIYGKTPKFSVSRTFSVDYNLTRAEVKLNMNINRGTIEGCNIEVLSDWLPSEMCDQLATDLVGSRFCPTETMVLANAYLRVCPQDRILHNKWNVLCEQVMAIM, encoded by the coding sequence ATGCCCTATTTGCACGCTGGACTCCGAGCAGTGTGGAGAGGGCTCTCCCCTGCtcgccacaccaccctggccgctTTGCGTGACCTTCGGGGCAGTGCCCTTGTTCTGAAGTCTCTGTCGACCGATATCTACGAGAATCTGGGGCTTGAGGACTGGCTGCACGAGTACGTGGAGCCCCGGGACCGCCAGGTGCTCCTGCTCTGGAGGAACTGCCCAGCCGTAGTGATCGGTCGCCACCAGAACCCCTGGCAAGAGTGCAACTTGAAACTCATGAGGGACAAGGGCGTCCAGCTAAGCCGCAGGAAGAGCGGGGGAGGCACTGTCTACCACGACCTGGGCAACATCAACGTGACCTTCTTCACCTCCAAGAAGAGCTACGACAGGCGTGGCAACCTGGAACTGATCATCTCGGCCCTGAACAGTATCCGACCTCAGCTGGACATCATGGCCACAGATAGGCTGGATCTGCTCCTCAACCGGACCTTCAAGATCTCTGGCTCAGCCTCCAAGATCGGAAGGACTACTGCTTACCACCACTGCACATTGCTTTGTAATTCAGACAGCTCTCTATTGTCATCTGTGCTCTGCACCCCCTACCAGGGTCTGAAGAGCAACGCTACCCCCAGCACACCTGCCAGTGTAAAAAACTTGTGGGAAGAAGACCCCACTCTAACTTGTGATATCTTGATGGATGCCATTGCAGCAGAGTATTCAAGGCGTCATGATCTCCAAGGACAAATCTTGCTTGTAGATCCCAAAGACGTTTCAGTGCTACCAGGAGTTGACAGATTTACACAAGAGCTCAAAAGCTGGGACTGGATCTATGGAAAAACACCCAAGTTTAGTGTCAGTCGTACTTTCTCTGTGGACTATAACTTAACCAGGGCAGAAGTTAAATTGAATATGAACATCAATCGTGGCACAATTGAAGGCTGTAACATTGAAGTCTTATCTGACTGGCTACCATCTGAAATGTGTGACCAACTAGCCACAGACCTCGTCGGCAGCAGGTTTTGTCCCACTGAAACAATGGTTTTGGCAAATGCTTACTTAAGAGTTTGTCCCCAGGATAGAATACTCCATAATAAATGGAATGTACTTTGTGAGCAAGTTATGGCAATCATGTAA
- the LOC129697867 gene encoding BTB/POZ domain-containing protein KCTD21-like: protein MSEPITLNVGGRLYTTSLTTLTRYPDSMLGSMFGGTLPIKTDLQGNCFIDRDGKIFRYILNFLRTSHLDLPDDFQELGLLNREADFFQIQPLLEALQKIKAKATTVRMNTILNIGYDSHLHNIGSFPVKIISVEVFSSSSALLKLLNSKFYYTINGERTLIDTKEENQNLISLEWVESGLNAMGSQYLMQNWKSLHVSASHRKIKNLQMFFQQVIKVAVNGGFLLHSFPTTSSSPVIMQFTQC from the coding sequence ATGTCTGAACCAATAACGCTGAATGTAGGGGGAAGATTGTACACCACTTCCCTGACTACTTTAACTCGCTATCCAGATTCAATGCTTGGTTCAATGTTTGGTGGAACGTTACCCATTAAAACAGATTTACAAGGAAACTGCTTCATTGACAGAGACGGAAAGATCTTTCGCTACATCCTGAATTTCCTTCGTACATCACATTTGGACCTTCCAGATGATTTCCAAGAGCTGGGTCTTCTGAACAGAGAAGCTGACTTTTTTCAGATCCAACCTCTGCTGGAAGCTTTGCAGAAAATCAAAGCAAAAGCTACTACAGTGAGAATGAATACAATTCTTAATATTGGTTATGACTCCCATTTACATAATATTGGTTCTTTTCCTGTAAAAATTATTAGTGTTGAAGTGTTTTCTTCATCGTCTGCACTGTTGAAACTCCTAAACTCCAAGTTCTACTATACTATTAATGGGGAGAGGACACTTATAGATACCAAAGAAGAGAACCAGAACTTAATCTCCTTGGAATGGGTTGAAAGTGGCTTAAATGCAATGGGAAGCCAGTATTTAATGCAGAATTGGAAAAGCCTCCACGTCTCGGCGTCTCACCGGAAAATCAAAAATCTGCAAATGTTTTTTCAACAAGTCATCAAAGTAGCGGTGAATGGCGGATTCCTCCTTCATTCCTTTCCCACCACTTCATCCAGCCCAGTAATTATGCAATTCACTCAGTGCTGA